DNA from Novipirellula artificiosorum:
GTCGATCGTGGCATCGAGTTCGGGTGCCGCGTGATCCAGAAAACTGCCGGCGGCAAAATGGGCAGCGATCATTCTTTGCAGTTCCTCGATCTTCTGAGGATTTCCGCGATATGCCCTATCCAGATAGGCGGCTCGCTCCTGCTGGTCGTCAATCGTGATGGCTTCGTTAAAAATACTCTCGAGATCCGGTTGAATAGAATTCACTGGGTCAGTCTCCGTGAAAGGGTGCGTCCACAGATCAATGCGAGTTTCCAGGAAAAAGGGACTCACCAAAAATGCGAAACTTCTTTCTCATTCCTGCTCATCGCTCAGTCGCGCATACAGCCAAGCCTTGGCGAAGGCCCAATGCCTTTTCGCAGTGGCACGCGATATTCCTAGCGAATCGGCCGCTTCATCGACCGAAAAACCGGCAAAGTAGCGGAGCTTGACCAGCGTCGCCTTGTCGGGCTCGATGAGTTCAAGCTGCTGAAGAACTTCGTGGATGGCCAGTGTATCGATTGGGGATGGAAGCTCGTCGCGGCAAGCTTCGTCGAGAACGACCCGATGTCGATCCCCTCCGTGTTTCGGCCGTGCCTTCTGTCGAGCTCGCTCCACTAGAATCCGCCGCATCGCTTCGGCCGCTGCTGCGAAAAAGTGTCCCCGCCCATCCCATTTCTGTGGCGTCGTTTGGTCGACGATCCGCACGTACGCTTCGTGAACCAACGCCGTTGCCTGCAGCGTCTGGCCGGGCTTCTCGTGATTCAATTTCGCCGCCGCAAGTCTCCGCAGCTCGTCGTAGACCAACGGCAGCAGTTGATCCGCCGCCGAGGGATCGCCGTTTTCGAGTTGATGGAGAATCTGAGTGACGTCGAGCATAGGTCTTGATTTCTTGGTCGAAAATCAAAAAGAATTGACCGGCAAATCACCTCGCGTGGTAGGGCTCGCTAATCGTCCGGTAGGAACCTTGTCATTTCCCACATCTTTATTGCTGCTTTCAAATCGTGGTGTATCGCGACAAACTCATTTCA
Protein-coding regions in this window:
- a CDS encoding ECF-type sigma factor; this encodes MLDVTQILHQLENGDPSAADQLLPLVYDELRRLAAAKLNHEKPGQTLQATALVHEAYVRIVDQTTPQKWDGRGHFFAAAAEAMRRILVERARQKARPKHGGDRHRVVLDEACRDELPSPIDTLAIHEVLQQLELIEPDKATLVKLRYFAGFSVDEAADSLGISRATAKRHWAFAKAWLYARLSDEQE